The following are encoded together in the Syngnathus scovelli strain Florida chromosome 12, RoL_Ssco_1.2, whole genome shotgun sequence genome:
- the gnrh3 gene encoding gonadotropin-releasing hormone 3 — protein MEVGRKAVAHVLLLALLLQAASAQHWSYGWLPGGKRSVGELEATIRMMGTGGVVSLPEEASAQTHERRRPYNVMDDDDSHHFERKKRFSYK, from the exons ATGGAGGTCGGTCGCAAAGCAGTGGCGCACGTGTTGCTGTTGGCCTTGTTGCTCCAGGCGGCCTCGGCCCAGCACTGGTCGTACGGATGGCTGCCGGGCGGCAAGAGAAGCGTGGGCGAGCTGGAGGCCACCATCAGG ATGATGGGTACAGGGGGCGTGGTGTCTCTTCCCGAAGAGGCGAGTGCCCAAACCCATGAGAGACGTCGACCATACAATGTA ATGGATGATGATGATTCCCATCATTTTGAGCGAAAGAAAAGATTCTCTTATAAATGa
- the LOC125978539 gene encoding receptor-type tyrosine-protein phosphatase epsilon isoform X2, producing MVLFLIGISAAINISTHGNQTAGSPTHQGAHVLPSTLILSLVLIFIILLTIYCLRFKNHRKALVTSVDKKLPNGFLEEQGEQRVVLLPRSPSPSKRYFAIPLDALEEEYRVRSADDGKLFREEFNSLPCYYHHGSFEEASKEHNREKNRYPNILPYDHSRVVLSSHNGHLCSDYINASYIDGFRQKKKFIAAQGPKLDTVADFWRMIWEQKTATIVMLTNLKERKEDKCFQYWPEKGCWMYGNIRVAAEDVTVLVDYTVRKFCIQYGSDGPRAPCLVTQLHFTSWPDFGVPFSPIGMLKFLKKVKAVNPSYAGPIVVHCSAGVGRTGTFIVIDSMIDMMHTEQRVDVFGFVSRIREQRCQLIQTDMQYSFIYQALLEYYLYGDTELDVCSLEGHLHRLHNTRAPHDRLGLEEEFRKLTNVRIMKENMRMGNLPANMKKNRVLQIIPYDFNRVILSVKRGQEFTDYINASFIDGYRQKDYFIATQAPLSHTAEDFWRMVWEWRCHSIVMLTELKEREQEKSFQYWPSEGSVTFGDYTVELSGDSQGEMFTLKDLVLTCRPENRSQHVRHFHFHGWPEIGIPTEGRGMIDIIASVQRQQQQSGNRPIVVHCSAGAGRTGTFIALSNILERVKAEGLLDVFQTVKSLRTQRPHMVQTVEQYDFCYRVVQDFVDIFSDYANFK from the exons ATGGTGTTGTTTCTGATCGGGATCTCCGCAGCCATCAACATCTCAACTCATGGCAACCAAACGGCAG GGAGCCCCACCCACCAGGGTGCTCACGTGCTGCCCTCCACACTGATTTTATCTCTTGTTCTCATCTTTATCATCCTGCTGACCATCTACTGCCTCAG gttCAAGAACCACAGGAAAGCTCTGGTTACCTCTGTGGATAAAAAGCTTCCAAATGGCTTCCTGGAGGAACAAG GAGAGCAAAGAGTGGTCCTCCTCCCCAGATCCCCCTCGCCCTCCAAGAGGTACTTTGCCATCCCGCTGGACGCGCTGGAGGAGGAATACCGCGTGCGCTCGGCCGACGACGGCAAGCTCTTCCGAGAGGAGTTCAAC TCGCTGCCGTGTTACTACCACCACGGGTCCTTTGAGGAGGCCAGCAAGGAGCACAACAGAGAGAAAAACAGATACCCCAACATTTTACCAT ATGACCATTCCAGGGTGGTCTTGAGCAGTCACAACGGCCACTTGTGCTCAGACTACATCAACGCATCTTACATAGAC GGGTTTAGGCAAAAGAAGAAATTCATTGCCGCTCAAG GTCCCAAGTTGGACACAGTAGCCGACTTCTGGCGGATGATTTGGGAGCAGAAGACGGCAACTATCGTGATGCTGACCAATCTAAAAGAAAGGAAAGAG GACAAGTGCTTCCAGTATTGGCCCGAAAAAGGCTGCTGGATGTACGGCAACATCAGGGTGGCCGCGGAGGACGTCACCGTTCTGGTGGACTACACCGTTCGCAAATTCTGCATTCAGTAT GGCAGTGATGGGCCCCGGGCCCCGTGCCTGGTCACTCAGCTCCACTTTACCAGCTGGCCAGACTTCGGGGTGCCGTTCTCGCCCATCGGCATGCTGAAATTCCTCAAGAAGGTCAAGGCTGTCAACCCGTCCTACGCCGGACCCATTGTGGTGCACTGCAG cgcgGGGGTGGGGAGGACGGGCACCTTCATTGTCATTGACAGCATGATCGACATGATGCACACGGAGCAGAGGGTGGACGTCTTCGGCTTTGTGAGCAGAATACGAGAGCAGCGCTGTCAACTCATCCAAACCGAT ATGCAGTACTCCTTCATCTACCAGGCCTTGTTGGAGTACTACCTATACGGAGACACGGAGCTGGACGTGTGTTCTCTTGAGGGACATCTGCACAGGCTTCACAACACCAGGGCCCCCCATGACAGACTGGGCCTGGAGGAGGAGTTCCGG aaACTGACCAACGTGCGCATAATGAAGGAGAACATGAGAATGGGGAACCTCCCAGCCAACATGAAGAAGAACCGCGTGCTTCAGATCATCCCAT ATGATTTCAACCGAGTCATACTTTCAGTGAAACGAGGGCAGGAGTTCACCGACTACATCAATGCCTCCTTTATTGAC GGCTACAGGCAGAAGGACTATTTCATCGCAACCCAGGCCCCCCTGTCTCACACGGCGGAGGACTTCTGGAGGATGGTGTGGGAGTGGAGGTGCCACTCGATCGTTATGCTGACTGAACTTAAGGAGAGGGAGCAG GAAAAGTCTTTCCAGTATTGGCCATCAGAGGGCAGTGTGACATTTGGAGACTACACGGTGGAGCTGAGCGGAGACTCGCAGGGCGAAATGTTCACTCTCAAAGACTTGGTCCTCACTTGCAGACCG GAGAACCGGTCCCAACACGTCCGACATTTCCACTTCCACGGATGGCCCGAGATTGGAATACCGACGGAGGGCCGAGGGATGATTGACATCATCGCTTCGGTGcagaggcagcagcagcagtctgGAAACCGTCCCATCGTGGTGCACTGCAG TGCCGGCGCGGGCCGGACGGGGACTTTCATCGCCCTCAGCAACATTCTGGAGCGCGTGAAGGCGGAGGGCCTGCTGGACGTCTTCCAGACCGTCAAGAGTTTACGCACGCAGCGGCCGCACATGGTGCAGACCGTG GAGCAGTACGACTTCTGCTACCGAGTGGTGCAGGATTTTGTTGACATCTTCTCAGACTACGCCAACTTTAAATAA
- the LOC125978539 gene encoding receptor-type tyrosine-protein phosphatase epsilon isoform X1 → MVLFLIGISAAINISTHGNQTAGSPTHQGAHVLPSTLILSLVLIFIILLTIYCLRFKNHRKALVTSVDKKLPNGFLEEQGEQRVVLLPRSPSPSKRYFAIPLDALEEEYRVRSADDGKLFREEFNSLPCYYHHGSFEEASKEHNREKNRYPNILPYDHSRVVLSSHNGHLCSDYINASYIDGFRQKKKFIAAQGPKLDTVADFWRMIWEQKTATIVMLTNLKERKEDKCFQYWPEKGCWMYGNIRVAAEDVTVLVDYTVRKFCIQYQGSDGPRAPCLVTQLHFTSWPDFGVPFSPIGMLKFLKKVKAVNPSYAGPIVVHCSAGVGRTGTFIVIDSMIDMMHTEQRVDVFGFVSRIREQRCQLIQTDMQYSFIYQALLEYYLYGDTELDVCSLEGHLHRLHNTRAPHDRLGLEEEFRKLTNVRIMKENMRMGNLPANMKKNRVLQIIPYDFNRVILSVKRGQEFTDYINASFIDGYRQKDYFIATQAPLSHTAEDFWRMVWEWRCHSIVMLTELKEREQEKSFQYWPSEGSVTFGDYTVELSGDSQGEMFTLKDLVLTCRPENRSQHVRHFHFHGWPEIGIPTEGRGMIDIIASVQRQQQQSGNRPIVVHCSAGAGRTGTFIALSNILERVKAEGLLDVFQTVKSLRTQRPHMVQTVEQYDFCYRVVQDFVDIFSDYANFK, encoded by the exons ATGGTGTTGTTTCTGATCGGGATCTCCGCAGCCATCAACATCTCAACTCATGGCAACCAAACGGCAG GGAGCCCCACCCACCAGGGTGCTCACGTGCTGCCCTCCACACTGATTTTATCTCTTGTTCTCATCTTTATCATCCTGCTGACCATCTACTGCCTCAG gttCAAGAACCACAGGAAAGCTCTGGTTACCTCTGTGGATAAAAAGCTTCCAAATGGCTTCCTGGAGGAACAAG GAGAGCAAAGAGTGGTCCTCCTCCCCAGATCCCCCTCGCCCTCCAAGAGGTACTTTGCCATCCCGCTGGACGCGCTGGAGGAGGAATACCGCGTGCGCTCGGCCGACGACGGCAAGCTCTTCCGAGAGGAGTTCAAC TCGCTGCCGTGTTACTACCACCACGGGTCCTTTGAGGAGGCCAGCAAGGAGCACAACAGAGAGAAAAACAGATACCCCAACATTTTACCAT ATGACCATTCCAGGGTGGTCTTGAGCAGTCACAACGGCCACTTGTGCTCAGACTACATCAACGCATCTTACATAGAC GGGTTTAGGCAAAAGAAGAAATTCATTGCCGCTCAAG GTCCCAAGTTGGACACAGTAGCCGACTTCTGGCGGATGATTTGGGAGCAGAAGACGGCAACTATCGTGATGCTGACCAATCTAAAAGAAAGGAAAGAG GACAAGTGCTTCCAGTATTGGCCCGAAAAAGGCTGCTGGATGTACGGCAACATCAGGGTGGCCGCGGAGGACGTCACCGTTCTGGTGGACTACACCGTTCGCAAATTCTGCATTCAGTAT CAGGGCAGTGATGGGCCCCGGGCCCCGTGCCTGGTCACTCAGCTCCACTTTACCAGCTGGCCAGACTTCGGGGTGCCGTTCTCGCCCATCGGCATGCTGAAATTCCTCAAGAAGGTCAAGGCTGTCAACCCGTCCTACGCCGGACCCATTGTGGTGCACTGCAG cgcgGGGGTGGGGAGGACGGGCACCTTCATTGTCATTGACAGCATGATCGACATGATGCACACGGAGCAGAGGGTGGACGTCTTCGGCTTTGTGAGCAGAATACGAGAGCAGCGCTGTCAACTCATCCAAACCGAT ATGCAGTACTCCTTCATCTACCAGGCCTTGTTGGAGTACTACCTATACGGAGACACGGAGCTGGACGTGTGTTCTCTTGAGGGACATCTGCACAGGCTTCACAACACCAGGGCCCCCCATGACAGACTGGGCCTGGAGGAGGAGTTCCGG aaACTGACCAACGTGCGCATAATGAAGGAGAACATGAGAATGGGGAACCTCCCAGCCAACATGAAGAAGAACCGCGTGCTTCAGATCATCCCAT ATGATTTCAACCGAGTCATACTTTCAGTGAAACGAGGGCAGGAGTTCACCGACTACATCAATGCCTCCTTTATTGAC GGCTACAGGCAGAAGGACTATTTCATCGCAACCCAGGCCCCCCTGTCTCACACGGCGGAGGACTTCTGGAGGATGGTGTGGGAGTGGAGGTGCCACTCGATCGTTATGCTGACTGAACTTAAGGAGAGGGAGCAG GAAAAGTCTTTCCAGTATTGGCCATCAGAGGGCAGTGTGACATTTGGAGACTACACGGTGGAGCTGAGCGGAGACTCGCAGGGCGAAATGTTCACTCTCAAAGACTTGGTCCTCACTTGCAGACCG GAGAACCGGTCCCAACACGTCCGACATTTCCACTTCCACGGATGGCCCGAGATTGGAATACCGACGGAGGGCCGAGGGATGATTGACATCATCGCTTCGGTGcagaggcagcagcagcagtctgGAAACCGTCCCATCGTGGTGCACTGCAG TGCCGGCGCGGGCCGGACGGGGACTTTCATCGCCCTCAGCAACATTCTGGAGCGCGTGAAGGCGGAGGGCCTGCTGGACGTCTTCCAGACCGTCAAGAGTTTACGCACGCAGCGGCCGCACATGGTGCAGACCGTG GAGCAGTACGACTTCTGCTACCGAGTGGTGCAGGATTTTGTTGACATCTTCTCAGACTACGCCAACTTTAAATAA